Within Hydrogenoanaerobacterium saccharovorans, the genomic segment CGTCATAATCTGCGTTATCCCAAATTTGATGAGCCTTTACCGCCTGCCATACCAGCATTGCCATGCCGCCCGCAACTTTGCACCCTGCCTTTTTGGCTTCGTGCATCAGTTTGGTAACGGTAGGGTTGTAGACAGAGTCGAACACATATTCGCATTGGGGAAGCAGGGCGGCATCAACCGCCATCGTGTCTACTTTAGGGTACATGCCTGCAGGAGTGGCATTGATCAGCAGATGATAGCTCTCGCTTTGCAAATGCAGTTTGGCAATATCTGCAATACGCACCTGTGCGTTGGGGTTTTGCGCCCGGATATCGGACTGTACGCGCCGGGCAAGTTCTATTCCGCTTTCGCGCACTGCAATGGTAACCTGTGCGCCGCAGAGTGCCGACTCAATGGCGAACATTCTGCCCACACCCCCTGCACCAAGTACACACACACTGCCTGAAAGGGATGCCCCCATTTGCTCAATCGATTTGCGAAAACCATAGCAATCGGTGTTGTAGCCAATGTATTTACTGCCGCAGCTTACCACATTCAGTGCCTTGTAACGTTTTGCGGTTTCATCCAGTTCATCCATGTACGCCAAAAGCTCTACCTTATGGGGGATGGTAACATTAAACCCCGCAAGGGCTTTGAGCATAGGCATTTTAGTCTCCAGCTCTTCGGGTGGGATTTCGTAAATATCGTAGTCACCGTCGTGTCCGCTCAATTCAAACAATCTTTTATGGATGGGCGGCGACATGGTATGCCCCAGAGGGTAACCGAGAATGCCGAATTTTTTTGTCATGATATCTGCTCCAATCTGTAAGCACTGGTACTACTGGCAATTAAGAACCCTCCATAATAATATTACAACAGTTCAAAAGCTTTTTCCAGTGCTTTGGGGCTGTCAATATTTGCTGCGGTACACCCTTTTATTGTCTTTTTCACCAAGCCTGTCAATACTTTGCTTGGTCCAAGCTCCAGATAGGTGCTTATTCCCGCCGCCTGCATCGCGTTTAGTTCATCCACAAAGCGTACGGGCGAAACCATTTGTTTTGCCAAATAATCGGGCAGGTTCGAAAAATCGGTACTTTCGCTGCCGGTTACATTGCAGAAAAATCTTGCCGAAGGGGTATGGTTATAGTCTAGCGTAAGCAAGCTTTCGCGCATGCGGTCGGCGGCATCTTTGAGCTTTTCGGTGTGGAACGGTACTTTTACGCCAAGCTGAATTGCCTTTGCGCCCTGCGCCTGTAAAAGCTCTGCAGCGGCTGCAGCGGCACTTGCATCACCCGAAATAACGGTTTGAGCGGGCGAATTGTAGTTGACGGCAAGCACAAAGCCGCCTGTTTTGGCGCATGCGGCTTCTACTGCGGCAGCATCGCACCCCAAGATAGCGTACATTGCACCGTTTAAGCTGCGCCCTGTCTCCTCCATATACTGCGAACGCCATTTCAGTGCGGTAAAGCCTTGTTCAAGGCTGAACACACCGCAAGCGGTAAGTGCCGCCATCTCGCCCAAAGAATGCCCCGCAAATGCCGCGGGTTGCGGCAACCTGGTTTTTACAACTTCGTATACACCCATCGACATGGCATAGATAAGGCGGTGAGATATTGCCGTACCGCTGATTTCTTCCATCGTGCCTTCGAACGACATTTTGGGTACATCAAAACCGAACATGTCGCTTGCGCATTCGTAAATGCGGCGGAACTCAGGGTATTGTGCGTACATCTCTTTGCCCATTCCGACAGATTGCGAGCCGGTACCACTGAATAAAAATGCTATATTGTTCATATTGTTTGTCCTTTCATCGGGTTTAAACAATTGGTAAATTGCTTCCATTAAGGATTGTTGCACATTTTTCACAAAAAATTTATTGACAGCCAGGCGATTAAAAGTTATTATCTAAAATAGATAAAGTGAAACAACTGTTACAAATTATTTGGTAATAGAATATCACTTTTAAAAGAATTTATCAAGGGGGAAGCGAATTGAAGGGAATTAAGATTGTTGCTACCGGCAAGTATCTGCCCCGAAATATTGTAAGTAACAATGACTTCTCGGAGATTGTAGAGACCTCCGACGAGTGGATCAGCCAAAGAACGGGTATGAAAAACCGCCACCTTACCAGCGGCGAACCAACATGGCTGATGGGTGCGTTGGCGGCGAAAGATGCACTTGCCAGCGGCGGAATTGACCCGAAGGAAATCGACCTTATTTTGATGACGTCGGTTACAGCAGATTATATGACGCCCTCTGCCGCTTGTATTATACAGGCAAACATTGGTGCCCAAAACGCCATTTGCATGGATGTGAATGCGGCTTGTTCGGGCTTTGTGTATGCACTGGATATGGCGCGGCGTTACCTTAATTTTGAAGACATCCGCCGTGTGCTGATTGTTTCGAGCGAAACGCTATCGAAAATCACCGATTACACCGACCGTGCCTCTTGCGTGCTGTTTGGTGATGCGGCAGGTGCCTGTGTGGTAGAAGCGGCAGATTCGATGTTTAGTTCCGACCTTGGGGCAGACGGTACCAAAGCACAGCTTTTGTACTGCAAAAACCCGTTAAAGATGAACAACCCGTTTATGAAACCTGAGTTGGTTCCCGAATACGAAGAGATCATCCACGCCGAAACAGATTATTTATATATGGACGGACGTGAAGTATACAAATTTGCGATAAAGGCAATGCCCAAGGCGATTGAAGCGGCGTGCCAAAAGGCAGGCATTCAGGTGCAGGACATCGACCTTATCATTCCGCATCAGGCGAACATCCGCATTGTGGAGACTGCTGCAAAAACACTAGGCGTACCCATGGAAAAGATGTATGTAAACCTCGAAAAGTACGGCAACACCTCCAGCGCATGCATCCCCATGTGCTTGGATGAAATCAGCAAAAACGGTTTGCTCAAACGCGGTCAAACCGTTGCAGTGGTGGGTTTTGGCGCGGGCGTTACCTATGCGGCGGCAGTGTTTAAATGGTAGCGGGCAACGCCCGCTTGTGAGCCGGAGACAGGTTAGCGGAAAAGGCAAGGTTGTAAATCACGAAGCCTTGGGGCACGATACCAAACAACAATCCATCAAATATGCAGTAGAGAGGATACGGACGAATGATTGTAGAACCAAAGGTAAGAGGTTTCATCTGCACCACCGCTCATGCAGCGGGTTGCAGAGAAAATGTGAAAAGGCAGATAGATTATGTAAAGTCACAGCCCAAAGTGGATGGTGCAAAAAAAGTGCTGGTCATCGGTGCATCTACCGGATATGGTCTTGCGTCCCGCATCAGTGCGGCATTTGGCTGCGGGGCAGCTACCATCGGCATTATTTTTGATAAAGAGGCAAACGGAAATCGAACCGCAAGTGCAGGCTGGTACAACACTGCAGCGTTCGAAGAGTTTGCACAGCAGGATGGTATTTATGCAAAAACTATCAACGGCGATGCTTTTTCGCAAGAGATAAAAGACAAGACCATTGCACTGATAAAGAAAGACCTCGGCAAAGTGGACCTGATTGTGTACAGCCTTGCATCCCCGCGCAGAACCGATACAGACGGCACGGTTTACTCTTCGGTGCTTAAAACCACAGGTGCGCCGTACACCAACAAAACCATCGATCTGCGCACCAACATGATTTCTGAAATCACCATCCCAAGTGCCACGGAAGAAGAAATTGCAGCAACGGTAAAAGTAATGGGCGGTGAGGACTGGAAAGACTGGATAACAGCGCTCAAAGCGGCAGATGTGATTGAGGACGGCGCAATGACGGTTGCCTATTCGTATATCGGGCCCGCACTTACCCACCCAATGTACCTTAACGGTTCTATTGGTATGGCGAAAAAGCACCTTTATAAAACCGCCGATGGAATTAACAGCCAGATTGCCGGCGTAAAAGCTTATGTTTCGGTGAACAAGGCATTGGTAACACAATCCAGTTCTGCAATTCCGGTGGTTCCGCTGTACATTTCCATCTTGTATAAGGTGATGAAAGCAAAGGGCACCCATGAAGGATGTATTGAGCAGATGTATCGCCTGCTGCATGAAAGGCTTTATGCACCACAGCTTGCGGTAGACGAACAGGGGCTTATCCGCATTGATGATTGGGAGATGCGCCAGGATGTGCAGGATGAAGTAACCGTATTGTGGCAGAGTATCTGCGACGAAAATGTTAAATTACATGCCGATATTGACGGCTACTGGGAAGATTTTTATCAGATGTTCGGTTTTCACTTCCCGAACATCTGTTACAGCGATGAGATTGAAATCGATGTGAAAATCCCCAGCATAAACGAGTGATTGAATACTATAACAAGGGGTGTCTGTAATGGCTAGAACAGCATTGATAACCGGTTCTGCAACCGGTATTGGCAAGGCAGTTGCTTTAAAGCTTGCCTCGCAGGGCTACAACATTGCGGTAAATTCGCTTAACGAATCAGGCGAACAAACCGCGAAAGAATGCAGAGAATTAGGCGTTGAAAGCGAAAACTTTATTGCCGACGTTACAAATTTTGAACAGTGCGCCGAGATGGTAAAAGCCGTTGTCAAGCGTTTTGGCAGTTTGGACGTACTTGTAAACAACGCGGGAATTACAAAAGACGGGCTGCTGCCCCGCATGAGCGAAGAAAATTTTGATGCGGTAATCAACGTCAACCTCAAAGGGGTGTTTAATATGTGCCGCCACGCAAGCGGCGTGATGATTAAACAGCGCGGCGGCAGAATCATCAACGTCAGCTCGGTGGCGGGCGTTTACGGCAATGCAGGGCAGTTCAACTACTCTGCATCCAAAGCAGGTGTTGTTGGTATGACCAAAACTGCGGCAAAAGAGCTGGGCGGCAGAGGGATTACCGTTAACGCAGTTGCACCCGGTTTTATACAAACTGCCATGACCGATGTATTGCCCGAGAAAACCAAAGAAATGATGCTTGAGCAGATTGCCTTGGGGCGGTTTGGCAAGCCGGAAGATGTTGCCGCGGCAATTGCATTTTTTGCAAGTGAAGAAGCAGGCTACATTACCGGGCAGGTGCTTGTGATCGACGGCTGCATCAGAATGTAACCCATCGATTGGCAGGCAGTATTAACAGCATGCAAAACAGATGACGTAAGGTAAGAATAGATAACCCGCAAACCGATTGAAAGTTACGGAGGTTAGAATAGATGAAAAGAGTGGTTATTACAGGAGCGGGGGTGCTTTCCCCTGTCGGCAACTCAGTTGAAGAGTTCTGGGGCTCGCTAAAGGCGGGCAAACATGGCATATCCGAGATAACAGGATATAAAAGTACAACCCTTACCACCAAACTGGCGGCAGAGATTAAAAATTTTGACCCCACCGAGTTTGGTATCGACAAAAAAAGTGCCCGCCGTATGGACCGTTACTGCCAGTTTGCGGTTGCGGCATCCAAAATGGCTGTAAAAGATGCGGGTACAACGTTTGAAGACCTCGACCCGTTTCGTGTAGGTGTCATTATCGGCAGCGGCATCGGCGGGCTGAACAGCATCGATGAAGAGCACACAAAGTACCTCCAAAAGGGCGCAAACCGCATTTCGGTATTTTTTATCCCGATGATGATTTCTAATATGGCGGCAGGTACGGTTGCGATGGAATATGGCTTTAAAGGAGTAAACTTTTGTGCTGTAACAGCCTGTGCATCGGGTGCGCACGCCATTGGTGAGGCATACCGCAACATCAAGCACGGGTATCTTGATGCAGCAATTACAGGCGGTGCCGAGGCAGCAATTTGCGAATTTGGTATGGGCGGTTTTGAAAATATGGGTGCTCTTTGCACCGCAACCGACCCCGACCGTGCCTCTATTCCGTTTGACAAAGAGCGCAACGGCTTTGTTATGGGCGAGGGCGCAGGTATTTTGGTACTGGAAGAATACGAGCACGCGGTAAAACGCGGTGCAAAAATATACGCTGAAATTGTGGGCTACGGTGCAACCGCAGATGCGTACCATATCACCAGCCCCGACCCGGCTGCACAAGGCCCTATGATTGCGATGAAACTTGCCGTGGATGAGGCGGGAATTGCACCCGACAAGGTAGGTTACATCAATGCACACGGCACCTCCACCGGCCCCAATGATTCCTGCGAAACCAAGGCAATCAAACTGCTGATGGGTGAGGCGGCAAACAAAGTAGCAGTCAGCTCCACCAAAAGCATGACAGGGCACCTGTTGGGTGCAGCGGGTGGCGTTGAGGCAATTGCATCTGCTTTGGCACTGAAAGAAGGCATTCTGCCCCCAACCATCGGTTATAAAGTACCCGATGAGGAATGCGACCTCGATTATATCACCGAGGGTGCAAGGGCATCTGAGGTACATTATGCGCTTTCCAACTCGCTGGGTTTCGGCGGGCACAATGCATCCCTTTGTTTTAAAAAGTATATTGCGGAATAAGCGGAATGAGAGGTTATTATGGCGTATACAACAAAAGAAATCATTGAACTGATGGAAAAAGCAGCACAGTTGGGTGTGAGTGTTGAGGTTACCGGCAGTGATTTTACCGTTAAAATCGACGGCAAAGCAGAACATATTTATGCCGTACCCTCTGCAGAGCTGCCGCAAGCAGCGCCTGCTTCTACCAATATTCAGGCAACGGTAATCAATCCCGCACCCGAGCTGACAAAAGCAGAAGAAAACGGCATCGTTGTAAAATCTCCCATTGTGGGAACCTACTATTCATCCCCTGCGCCGGACAAAGACGCATTTATTACGGTAGGCAAAACCGTAAAAAAAGGGGATGTGCTGTTCATTATCGAATCGATGAAGCTGATGAACGAGGTAACAAGCGAGTACAACGGTGTGGTAAAAGAAATATTGGTAGGCAACGGGCAGGCGGTCGAATTCGGCCAGCCGATCCTTGTCTTGGAATAGGAGAAAAAGGATGGCTTTATTAAATCAAGAACAAATTAAAGAGATTATCCCCCACCGCGACCCGTTTTTGCTCATCGATGAAATTACCGAGTTAGAGCCGGGCGTGCGTGTGGTAGGCAAAAAAACGCTGAAACCCGATGAATTTTGGTTTCAGGGGCACTTCCCGCAAGAGCCGGTTCAGCCCGGTGTGCTAACGGTAGAAATGCTGGCGCAGGCAGGCGCGGTATGTGTGCTCTCTATGCCCCAAAACAAAGGCAGGGTGGCTTACTTTGCGGGCATTGACAAGGCAAAGTTCAGGCGTAAAATCTTACCGGGCGAAACCATTACCCTAGAGGTTGAAATGATTAAGATGCGCAATTCAGTTGGGGTAGGCAAGGGAGTTGCCAGTGTAAACGGCGAGAAGGCGGTTTCGGCAGAATTTACCTTTGCACTGGGTGCTCCGGCGGAGAATGCGGGCAAATAGTTTGATAAAGAAATTTATTATAAACCCGCGTACCGAATACTAGATTTTGCTGAAAGGGCATACAGTTATGTTTAAAAAGATATTAATTGCGAACCGCGGCGAAATTGCGGTGCGCATTATCAGAGCATGCCGAGAGCTTGGCATCCGTACTGTGGCGGTATGCAGTGAGGCAGATAAAATGGCACTGCATGCTCAAATTGCGGATGAAACCATCTGCATCGGCCCTGCACCGAGTAAAGACAGCTACCTTAACATGCAGGCAATTTTGGCAGCGTGCGAAGTTACAGGTGCAGAAGCGGTACACCCCGGTTTTGGCTTTTTGTCTGAGAACAGCTCGTTTGCAAGGCTTTGCGAGCGCTGCGGGGTCAAGTTCATCGGCCCTGCACCCGAATCCATCGACCGTATGGGTGATAAGGCAAACGCCAAAATCACTATGAAAAATGCAAATGTTCCGGTTGTTCCCGGCTCAGACGGTGCGGTAACCTCTGTTGCCGAGGCAAAACGCATCGCACACGAAGTGGGCTACCCTGTTATGGTAAAAGCGAGCGCGGGAGGCGGCGGGCGCGGCATCCGCAAGGTGGACAGCGAAGAGGAACTGGAGAATGCCGTGATTGCGGCACAGCAGGAGGCGCTGCGCTTTTTTTCAGACGATACCATTTACATCGAAAAATTTATTGTAGACCCCCGCCATGTTGAAATTCAAATACTTGGTGATGAGCATGGCAACCTTGTTCATTTGGGCGAGCGCGACTGTTCTTTGCAGCGCCGCAACCAAAAAATGATTGAAGAGTCCCCCTGCCCGTCGCCGCTGATGAACGACGAACTGCGTGCCCGTATGGGTGAGGCTGCGGTAAATGCAGCACGTGCTGTGGGGTACTATAACGCGGGTACTATTGAGTTTTTACTCGACGCACGAGGCGATTTTTATTTTATGGAGATGAATACCCGCGTACAGGTTGAGCATCCTGTTACTGAGTTTGTAACCGGTATTGATATTGTTCAGCAGCAAATTAAAATTGCGGCGGGCGAACCGCTGGATTTAAAGCAGAAAGATATTGTACTGAAAGGGCACGCCATCGAGTGCCGCATCAATGCCGAAAACCCTGCATTCGGCTTTCGTCCGTCTCCGGGTACGGTACAGGCATTACATATGCCCGGCGGCCCGGGAATTAGGGTTGACAGTGCAATGTATGCAGGTTATACTATTCCTCCGTACTACGATTCGATGATTGCAAAGCTCATTGCCTACGCACCTACACGCGAGCAGGCTCTTGCAAAAATGAAATGGGCGTTGGCAGAGTTTTTAGTGGAGGGCGTTGACACAAACATTGAATACCAATTGGATTTGCTGCGTGACCCTGATGTGGAGCGAGGCAGCTTTGATATAGGCTTTTTGGCACGGCGTAAAGAGAAGCATTGCTGAGAGTTTGGCTAACGTAGAATAAGATGGATGTATATTTTGCTGCGAGCAGTATCGGCAAGCGGCGTAAGGAGGGGTGAGCGGAGATGTTACAAGATATTTTCGGCAAGGTAAAAACACGAATGAACGATGGTACACAAGGTGTGTCAGGAATGATGAATAAATTTTCGACACGTTCTGATTTGCTGTTCAAGTGCCCGCGCTGCGGCAATGTCGAAATAGCGGAGGAGTTTGAGAAAAACCTCAAAGTCTGTTCGACATGCGGTTATCATTCCCGAATAACTGCCGAAGAAAGAATGAAAATAACGGTTGACAACGGCACCTTTTATGAATATGATAGGGAAATGACAAGCAAAAACCCCATCCATTTTCCGGATTATGAGGCAAAGATTGCAGCACTGCAAAGCTTGACCGGGCTGCGCGACGCAGTGGTTACGGGCGAATGCAGTATTGAGGGCGAACGCTGCGCAATCGGTGTGATGGATTCCAACTTTATGATGGCATCCATGGGCTCTGTGGTGGGCGAAAAAATTACACGGCTGTTTGAGCGCGCAACCGAAAAACGCTTGCCGGTGGTGCTGTTTACCGCTTCGGGCGGTGCCAGAATGCAGGAGGGGATTGTGTCGCTGATGCAGATGGCGAAAACCTCCGGCGCTGTGGCACGGCATTCCGACGCGGGGCTGCTTTATATCACCGTACTTACCGACCCTACAACGGGCGGTGTTACCGCAAGTTTTGCTTCGCTGGGTGACATTATTTTGGCAGAGCCAAAGGTGCTCATCGGCTTTGCGGGGCGCAGAGTGATCGAGGGTACCATTAAACAGCGCCTGCCCGATGATTTTCAGTCCGCTGAATTTTTGCTCGACCACGGCTTTGTCGACAGCATTGTTACACGCAGCCAACTGCGCAGTGTCTTGTCGCATTTGCTGAGGCTTCACACAAAGGGGGCTGCAAACAATGTCTAAAACGGCGTGGGAAAGGTTAGAGCTTGTCCGTCATAAGGAACGTCCAACGATTGCAGACTATATCCCGCTTATTTTTGATGATTTTTTTGAGATGCACGGTGACCGTCTTTATGGCGATGATGCTGCGATATACGGCGGTATCGGTACGCTGGACGGTACGCCTGTTACGGTAATTGCACAGGTGAAAGGCAGAAACCTTGCCGAAAACCAAAAGTGCAACTTTGCAATGCCCCATCCCGAAGGTTACCGCAAGGCACTGCGCCTGATGAGACAGGCTGAAAAATTCCATCGCCCCGTTATTTGTTTTATCGATACACCGGGTGCATTCTGCGGCATAGCGGCAGAAGAACGCGGGCAGGGCGAGGCAATTGCAAGAAACCTGTTTGAAATGATGCACCTGAAAACCCCTATCATTTCGGTGGTACTGGGTGAAGGCGGCAGCGGCGGGGCACTGGCACTTGGCGTTTGCGATGAGCTTGCCATGCTGCAAAATGCGGTTTATTCGGTAATTTCGCCGCGCGGTTTTGCAAGTATTTTGTGGAAGAATGCCGCAAGAGAGAAAGAAGCCGCGAATATGATGCGAATTACTGCACATGATTTAGTTGAGCTTGGGGTTGCCGAACACATTATAAAAGAGGCGGAAGGCGGTGCCCAAAACGACCCTGTTCGCACTGCCGAAAACATTGCAAACTACCTA encodes:
- a CDS encoding shikimate dehydrogenase family protein — protein: MTKKFGILGYPLGHTMSPPIHKRLFELSGHDGDYDIYEIPPEELETKMPMLKALAGFNVTIPHKVELLAYMDELDETAKRYKALNVVSCGSKYIGYNTDCYGFRKSIEQMGASLSGSVCVLGAGGVGRMFAIESALCGAQVTIAVRESGIELARRVQSDIRAQNPNAQVRIADIAKLHLQSESYHLLINATPAGMYPKVDTMAVDAALLPQCEYVFDSVYNPTVTKLMHEAKKAGCKVAGGMAMLVWQAVKAHQIWDNADYDANDIHALINEMAQTVDKKFSAQ
- a CDS encoding ACP S-malonyltransferase: MNNIAFLFSGTGSQSVGMGKEMYAQYPEFRRIYECASDMFGFDVPKMSFEGTMEEISGTAISHRLIYAMSMGVYEVVKTRLPQPAAFAGHSLGEMAALTACGVFSLEQGFTALKWRSQYMEETGRSLNGAMYAILGCDAAAVEAACAKTGGFVLAVNYNSPAQTVISGDASAAAAAAELLQAQGAKAIQLGVKVPFHTEKLKDAADRMRESLLTLDYNHTPSARFFCNVTGSESTDFSNLPDYLAKQMVSPVRFVDELNAMQAAGISTYLELGPSKVLTGLVKKTIKGCTAANIDSPKALEKAFELL
- a CDS encoding beta-ketoacyl-ACP synthase III — encoded protein: MKGIKIVATGKYLPRNIVSNNDFSEIVETSDEWISQRTGMKNRHLTSGEPTWLMGALAAKDALASGGIDPKEIDLILMTSVTADYMTPSAACIIQANIGAQNAICMDVNAACSGFVYALDMARRYLNFEDIRRVLIVSSETLSKITDYTDRASCVLFGDAAGACVVEAADSMFSSDLGADGTKAQLLYCKNPLKMNNPFMKPELVPEYEEIIHAETDYLYMDGREVYKFAIKAMPKAIEAACQKAGIQVQDIDLIIPHQANIRIVETAAKTLGVPMEKMYVNLEKYGNTSSACIPMCLDEISKNGLLKRGQTVAVVGFGAGVTYAAAVFKW
- the fabV gene encoding enoyl-ACP reductase FabV; the encoded protein is MIVEPKVRGFICTTAHAAGCRENVKRQIDYVKSQPKVDGAKKVLVIGASTGYGLASRISAAFGCGAATIGIIFDKEANGNRTASAGWYNTAAFEEFAQQDGIYAKTINGDAFSQEIKDKTIALIKKDLGKVDLIVYSLASPRRTDTDGTVYSSVLKTTGAPYTNKTIDLRTNMISEITIPSATEEEIAATVKVMGGEDWKDWITALKAADVIEDGAMTVAYSYIGPALTHPMYLNGSIGMAKKHLYKTADGINSQIAGVKAYVSVNKALVTQSSSAIPVVPLYISILYKVMKAKGTHEGCIEQMYRLLHERLYAPQLAVDEQGLIRIDDWEMRQDVQDEVTVLWQSICDENVKLHADIDGYWEDFYQMFGFHFPNICYSDEIEIDVKIPSINE
- the fabG gene encoding 3-oxoacyl-[acyl-carrier-protein] reductase — protein: MARTALITGSATGIGKAVALKLASQGYNIAVNSLNESGEQTAKECRELGVESENFIADVTNFEQCAEMVKAVVKRFGSLDVLVNNAGITKDGLLPRMSEENFDAVINVNLKGVFNMCRHASGVMIKQRGGRIINVSSVAGVYGNAGQFNYSASKAGVVGMTKTAAKELGGRGITVNAVAPGFIQTAMTDVLPEKTKEMMLEQIALGRFGKPEDVAAAIAFFASEEAGYITGQVLVIDGCIRM
- the fabF gene encoding beta-ketoacyl-ACP synthase II — encoded protein: MKRVVITGAGVLSPVGNSVEEFWGSLKAGKHGISEITGYKSTTLTTKLAAEIKNFDPTEFGIDKKSARRMDRYCQFAVAASKMAVKDAGTTFEDLDPFRVGVIIGSGIGGLNSIDEEHTKYLQKGANRISVFFIPMMISNMAAGTVAMEYGFKGVNFCAVTACASGAHAIGEAYRNIKHGYLDAAITGGAEAAICEFGMGGFENMGALCTATDPDRASIPFDKERNGFVMGEGAGILVLEEYEHAVKRGAKIYAEIVGYGATADAYHITSPDPAAQGPMIAMKLAVDEAGIAPDKVGYINAHGTSTGPNDSCETKAIKLLMGEAANKVAVSSTKSMTGHLLGAAGGVEAIASALALKEGILPPTIGYKVPDEECDLDYITEGARASEVHYALSNSLGFGGHNASLCFKKYIAE
- the accB gene encoding acetyl-CoA carboxylase biotin carboxyl carrier protein — encoded protein: MAYTTKEIIELMEKAAQLGVSVEVTGSDFTVKIDGKAEHIYAVPSAELPQAAPASTNIQATVINPAPELTKAEENGIVVKSPIVGTYYSSPAPDKDAFITVGKTVKKGDVLFIIESMKLMNEVTSEYNGVVKEILVGNGQAVEFGQPILVLE
- the fabZ gene encoding 3-hydroxyacyl-ACP dehydratase FabZ; the protein is MALLNQEQIKEIIPHRDPFLLIDEITELEPGVRVVGKKTLKPDEFWFQGHFPQEPVQPGVLTVEMLAQAGAVCVLSMPQNKGRVAYFAGIDKAKFRRKILPGETITLEVEMIKMRNSVGVGKGVASVNGEKAVSAEFTFALGAPAENAGK
- the accC gene encoding acetyl-CoA carboxylase biotin carboxylase subunit, which produces MFKKILIANRGEIAVRIIRACRELGIRTVAVCSEADKMALHAQIADETICIGPAPSKDSYLNMQAILAACEVTGAEAVHPGFGFLSENSSFARLCERCGVKFIGPAPESIDRMGDKANAKITMKNANVPVVPGSDGAVTSVAEAKRIAHEVGYPVMVKASAGGGGRGIRKVDSEEELENAVIAAQQEALRFFSDDTIYIEKFIVDPRHVEIQILGDEHGNLVHLGERDCSLQRRNQKMIEESPCPSPLMNDELRARMGEAAVNAARAVGYYNAGTIEFLLDARGDFYFMEMNTRVQVEHPVTEFVTGIDIVQQQIKIAAGEPLDLKQKDIVLKGHAIECRINAENPAFGFRPSPGTVQALHMPGGPGIRVDSAMYAGYTIPPYYDSMIAKLIAYAPTREQALAKMKWALAEFLVEGVDTNIEYQLDLLRDPDVERGSFDIGFLARRKEKHC
- the accD gene encoding acetyl-CoA carboxylase, carboxyltransferase subunit beta — protein: MMNKFSTRSDLLFKCPRCGNVEIAEEFEKNLKVCSTCGYHSRITAEERMKITVDNGTFYEYDREMTSKNPIHFPDYEAKIAALQSLTGLRDAVVTGECSIEGERCAIGVMDSNFMMASMGSVVGEKITRLFERATEKRLPVVLFTASGGARMQEGIVSLMQMAKTSGAVARHSDAGLLYITVLTDPTTGGVTASFASLGDIILAEPKVLIGFAGRRVIEGTIKQRLPDDFQSAEFLLDHGFVDSIVTRSQLRSVLSHLLRLHTKGAANNV
- a CDS encoding acetyl-CoA carboxylase carboxyltransferase subunit alpha; this translates as MSKTAWERLELVRHKERPTIADYIPLIFDDFFEMHGDRLYGDDAAIYGGIGTLDGTPVTVIAQVKGRNLAENQKCNFAMPHPEGYRKALRLMRQAEKFHRPVICFIDTPGAFCGIAAEERGQGEAIARNLFEMMHLKTPIISVVLGEGGSGGALALGVCDELAMLQNAVYSVISPRGFASILWKNAAREKEAANMMRITAHDLVELGVAEHIIKEAEGGAQNDPVRTAENIANYLKQSIKKYNDYPIDLLLQNRYDKFRKIGEYAE